In Mesoplodon densirostris isolate mMesDen1 chromosome 5, mMesDen1 primary haplotype, whole genome shotgun sequence, a single window of DNA contains:
- the LOC132491010 gene encoding protein SET-like, which produces MSAPAAKVSKKELNSNHDGADETSEKEQQEAIEHIDEVQNETDRLNEQASEEILKVEQKYNKLRQPFFQKRSELIAKIPNFWVTTFVNHPQVSALLGEEDEEALHYLTRVEVTEFEDIKSGYRIDFYFDENPYFENKVLSKEFHLNESGDPSSKSTEIKWKSGKDLTKRSSQTQNKVSRKRQHEEPESFFTWFTDHSDAGADELGEVIKDDIWPNPLQYYLVPDMDDEEGEGEEDDDDDEEEEGLEDIDEEGDEDEGEEDEDDDEGEEGEEDEGEDD; this is translated from the coding sequence ATGTCGGCGCCGGCGGCCAAAGTCAGTAAAAAGGAGCTCAACTCCAACCACGACGGGGCCGACGAGACTTCAGAAAAAGAACAGCAAGAAGCAATTGAACATATTGATGAAGTACAAAATGAAACAGACAGACTTAATGAACAAGCCAGTGAGGAGATTTTGAAAGTAGAACAGAAATATAACAAACTCCGCCAACCATTTTTTCAGAAGAGGTCGGAATTGATCGCCAAGATCCCAAATTTTTGGGTAACGACATTTGTTAACCATCCACAAGTGTCGGCACTGCTtggggaggaggatgaagaggCGCTGCATTATTTGACAAGAGTCGAAGTGACAGAATTTGAAGATATTAAATCAGGTTAcagaatagatttttattttgatgaaaacccttactttgaaaataaagttctCTCCAAAGAATTTCATCTGAATGAGAGTGGTGATCCATCTTCAAAGTCCACTGAAATCAAATGGAAATCCGGAAAGGATTTGACAAAACGTTCAAGTCAAACTCAGAATAAAGTCAGCAGGAAGAGACAGCATGAGGAACCAGAAAGCTTCTTCACCTGGTTTACTGATCATTCTGATGCAGGTGCAGATGAGTTAGGAGAGGTCATCAAAGATGATATTTGGCCAAATCCATTACAGTACTACTTGGTTCCGGACATGGATgatgaggaaggggagggagaagaagatgatgatgatgatgaagaagaagaaggattGGAAGATATTGATGAAGAAGGGGATGAGGACGAAGGTGAagaagatgaagatgatgatgagggggaggaaggagaggaagatgaAGGAGAAGACGACTAA